The Glycine soja cultivar W05 chromosome 8, ASM419377v2, whole genome shotgun sequence genome has a window encoding:
- the LOC114422968 gene encoding UDP-glucose 4-epimerase GEPI48-like: MPAPLILVTGGAGYIGSHTILQLLFGGYHVFAVDNFDNSSETAINRVKELAGELANNLSFCKLDLRDRAALEKIFSTVKFDAVIHFAGLKAVGESVKKPLLYFDNNLIGTIVLFEVMAAHGCKKLVFSSSATVYGWPKEVPCTEEFPLSATNPYGRTKLFIEEICRDIHRADSDWTVILLRYFNPVGAHPSGYIGEDPLGIPNNLMPFVQQVAVGRRPALTVFGSDYKTTDGTGVRDYIHVLDLADGHIAALRKLDDPKIGCEVYNLGTGKGTSVLEMVNAFEQASGKKIPLAMAGRRPGDAEIVYASTEKAERELKWKTKYCIDDMCRDQWNWARKNPYGYGGSEDSSN; this comes from the exons ATGCCTGCCCCATTGATTCTGGTTACTGGCGGAGCCGGTTACATCGGTAGCCACACCATCCTTCAGCTTCTCTTCGGCGGTTACCATGTCTTCGCCGTCGACAACTTCGACAATTCTTCCGAAACCGCCATCAACAGAGTCAAGGAACTCGCCGGAGAATTAGCAAATAACCTTTCCTTTTGCAAG CTTGACTTGCGGGACAGAGCTGCCCtcgagaaaatattttcaaccgTAAA GTTTGATGCCGTCATACATTTTGCTGGGCTTAAAGCAGTGGGTGAAAGCGTGAAGAAACCACTGCTCTACTTTGACAACAATTTGATAGGGACAATCGTTCTATTTGAAGTCATGGCTGCCCACGGAtgcaagaag CTTGTGTTCTCATCTTCAGCAACTGTATATGGGTGGCCAAAGGAGGTCCCATGTACCGAAGAGTTCCCTTTGTCAGCAACAAACCCATATGGACGAACCaag ctTTTCATCGAAGAAATTTGTCGCGATATCCACCGTGCAGATTCAGATTGGACAGTTATACTATTGAGATACTTCAACCCAGTTGGTGCACATCCCAGTGGTTATATTGGTGAGGATCCTCTTGGAATTCCAAACAATCTCATGCCCTTTGTTCAACAAGTGGCAGTTGGCAGACGCCCTGCATTGACAGTTTTTGGAAGCGATTATAAAACAACTGACGGCACTGGA gttCGTGATTACATTCATGTTCTTGATTTAGCAGATGGGCATATTGCTGCGTTGCGTAAACTGGATGATCCTAAAATAG GTTGTGAGGTTTATAACTTGGGAACAGGAAAGGGAACATCAGTTTTGGAGATGGTAAACGCTTTTGAACAGGCCTCTGGAAAG AAAATTCCACTTGCAATGGCGGGTCGGAGACCTGGTGATGCTGAAATTGTTTATGCATCAACAGAAAAAGCGGAAAGAGAACTTAAATGGAA GACTAAATATTGCATCGATGATATGTGCCGAGATCAATGGAATTGGGCAAGGAAAAACCCTTATGGCTATGGTGGATCTGAAGATTCCTCCAATTGA
- the LOC114421081 gene encoding dynamin-related protein 5A, whose translation MENLISLVNKIQRACTALGDHGENSALPTLWDSLPAIAVVGGQSSGKSSVLESVVGKDFLPRGSGIVTRRPLVLQLHKIEEGSREYAEFLHLPRKRFTDFVAVRKEIQDETDRETGRTKQISTVPIHLSIYSPNVVNLTLVDLPGLTKVAVEGQPDSIVKDIEDMVRSYIEKPNCIILAISPANQDLATSDAIKISREVDPTGDRTIGVLTKIDLMDKGTDAVDILEGRAYRLKFPWIGVVNRSQQDINKNVDMIAARRREREYFNSTPEYKHLANRMGSEHLAKMLSKHLETVIKSKIPGIQSLINKTIAELEAELTRLGKPVAADAGGKLYAIMEICRSFDQIFKDHLDGVRPGGDKIYNVFDNQLPAALKRLQFDKQLSMENIRKLITEADGYQPHLIAPEQGYRRLIESSLITIRGPAEAAVDAVHSLLKDLVHKAISETLDLKQYPGLRVEVGAAAVDSLERMRDESKRATLQLVDMECGYLTVDFFRKLPQDVDKGGNPTHSIFDRYNDSYLRRIGTTILSYVNMVCATLRNSIPKSIVYCQVREAKRSLLDHFFTELGKMETKRLSSLLNEDPAIMERRSALAKRLELYRSAQAEIDAVAWSK comes from the exons ATGGAGAATCTAATCTCTTTGGTCAACAAAATCCAGAGAGCTTGCACCGCCTTAGGTGACCACGGCGAAAACAGTGCACTCCCCACACTATGGGACTCTCTCCCCGCCATCGCCGTCGTCGGAGGCCAG AGCTCAGGAAAGTCCTCCGTCTTGGAGAGCGTTGTCGGCAAAGATTTCTTACCTCGTGGATCAG GTATTGTTACGCGACGACCGCTCGTGTTGCAGCTTCACAAGATTGAAGAGGGAAGCAGAGAGTACGCGGAGTTCCTCCACCTCCCGAGGAAGAGGTTCACCGATTTTG TTGCTGTGAGGAAGGAGATTCAAGACGAAACTGATAGAGAGACTGGACGAACCAAACAAATTTCTACTGTTCCCATTCATCTTAGTATATACTCTCCCAATG TTGTTAACTTGACACTCGTTGATCTTCCTGGGCTTACGAAAGTAGCTGTTG aGGGTCAACCGGATAGTATTGTGAAAGACATTGAGGATATGGTTCGCTCCTACATTGAGAAG CCGAACTGTATAATTTTGGCCATTTCACCAGCCAATCAAGATCTTGCAACATCTGATGCAATTAAAATTTCCCGTGAAGTGGACCCTACTg gAGATAGGACCATTGGAGTTTTGACAAAGATTGATCTTATGGACAAGGGTACTGATGCTGTTGAT ATATTGGAAGGAAGAGCATATAGGTTAAAGTTTCCCTGGATTGGTGTTGTGAATAGATCACAACAAGACATAAACAAGAATGTTGACATGATTGCTGCTAGGCGTAGAGAACGTGAGTACTTCAATAGTACCCCTGAATATAAACACCTTGCGAACAGAATGGGTTCCGAGCATCTGGCGAAGATGCTCTCaaag CATTTGGAGACAGTAATCAAGTCCAAAATTCCTGGCATTCAATCTCTAATTAACAAAACAATTGCTGAACTTGAAGCTGAACTAACTCGTTTAGGAAAGCCTGTAGCAGCTGATGCTGGG GGAAAGTTGTATGCAATCATGGAAATATGCCGCTCAtttgatcaaatatttaaaGACCATCTTGATGGCGT GCGGCCTGGaggtgataaaatttataatgtctTTGACAATCAGCTCCCCGCTGCTTTAAAAAGGTTGCAGTTTGATAAGCAGCTTTCAATGGAAAATATAAGGAAACTTATTACTGAAGCTGATGGGTATCAGCCTCATCTTATAGCTCCAGAACAAGGATATCGTCGTCTAATTGAATCTTCTCTAATAACTATTAGGGGCCCTGCTGAGGCAGCTGTTGATGCG GTTCACTCGCTGTTAAAGGACTTGGTTCACAAAGCTATCAGTGAGACTTTG GACTTGAAGCAGTATCCTGGTCTCCGGGTTGAGGTTGGGGCTGCTGCTGTTGATTCACTAGAAAGAATGAGGGATGAAAGCAAAAGAGCAACACTGCAGCTAGTTGATATGGAGTGTGGCTATCTGACTGTTGATTTCTTTCGGAAGCTTCCTCAAGATGTTGATAAGGGTGGCAATCCCACACATTCAATTTTTGATAGATATAATGATTCATATCTAAGGCGAATTG GAACCACAATTTTGTCATATGTCAATATGGTCTGTGCTACACTGCGGAATTCAATTCCCAAGTCCATCGTCTATTGTCAAGTGCGGGAGGCAAAACGAAGTCTACTTGATCACTTTTTTACCGAGCTAGGCAAAATGGAG ACCAAGCGTCTGTCATCGTTATTGAATGAGGATCCTGCAATTATGGAACGACGTAGTGCGCTCGCAAAGAGACTAGAGTTATACCGGAGTGCACAAGCTGAAATAGATGCAGTTGCTTGGTCTAAGTAG
- the LOC114422243 gene encoding GDSL esterase/lipase At4g10955-like: MESERESFDLSGPLHLTYALWDNAYHRMSVAASLVQGVYILERDRQEKREGKNALAPPWWTFFHFQLLRPLVDDVDYSIFGAIYEFRPPSSQYNDTLYRSPRYVIAFRGTLTKSDSVSRDIELDIHFIKQGLHQTSRSEIAIQAVRNTVATVGDSNVWLAGHSLGSAMAMLTGKTMAKNGMFIESFLFNPPFVSAPIERIKDERVKHGIRFAGSVITAGLTIAMQAKQPKDLSADPFAALAAWVPGLFVNPSDHICSEYIGYFEHRRKMDEIGAGVIERLATQNSLGGLLMSAFGKESEPLHLIPSASLTVNVTPSRDFKEAHGIHQWWKPDLQLEHKLYNYK, from the exons ATGGAATCTGAGAGGGAAAGTTTTGACCTCTCAGGACCTTTGCATCTAACTTATGCCTTATG GGACAATGCATATCATCGAATGTCAGTTGCTGCTAGTTTGGTCCAAGGTGTTTACATTCTAGAAAGGGACAGACAAGAAAAACGTGAAGGAAAAAATGCTCTTGCACCACCTTGGTGGACATTCTTTCACTTTCAGCTGCTCCGTCCCCTAGTAGATGATGTCGATTACTCCATCTTTGGTGCAATATATGAGTTCAGGCCTCCTTCATCTCAGTATAATGACACTTTATATAGAAGTCCACGTTATGTGATTGCCTTTAGAGGGACTCTAACCAAATCAGACTCAGTTTCTCGTGATATTGAGCTGGATATCCACTTTATCAAGCAAGGGCTTCATCAAACTTCCCGCTCTGAAATAGCTATTCAAGCTGTTCGAAACACAGTAGCAACTGTAGGTGATTCAAATGTTTGGTTGGCTGGACACTCTCTAGGATCAGCGATGGCAATGCTCACTGGGAAAACCATGGCCAAGAATGGTATGTTTAttgaatcttttcttttcaacccACCATTTGTATCTGCTCCAATTGAAAGAATTAAGGATGAGAGGGTGAAACATGGGATTCGATTTGCGGGCAGCGTTATAACAGCTGGACTCACCATTGCTATGCAAGCCAAGCAGCCGAAGGATTTATCTGCTGATCCATTTGCTGCTTTGGCTGCCTGGGTCCCAGGTTTGTTTGTGAATCCATCTGACCATATCTGCTCAGAGTATATTGGTTACTTTGAACATAGAAGAAAAATGGATGAGATTGGAGCAGGTGTCATTGAAAGGTTAGCAACTCAAAATTCACTTGGTGGCCTACTGATGAGTGCATTTGGGAAGGAATCTGAACCCCTTCACCTCATTCCTTCAGCTTCTCTGACAGTTAATGTTACTCCTTCGCGTGATTTCAAAGAAGCACATGGGATTCACCAGTGGTGGAAACCAGACTTGCAGCTAGAACACAAGCTCTACAATTACAAATAG